One stretch of Schlesneria sp. DSM 10557 DNA includes these proteins:
- a CDS encoding DUF1501 domain-containing protein, with product MPAQNPSFSHPSISRRAALQAGGIGLLGLGMNHVEALKAADITTYRAPKTAKSVIYIFLSGGLGQHDSFDMKPEAPDNIRGDFRPIATQTPGLEICEHLPLLAQRSHLWSVCRSLTHSTNDHTAGHLMMLTGKSILPPGFDPNGPKRTDWPSIAAVARSVTRPRNNLPPAAVLPERLVHYSRRVLPGQFGGLMGSHRDPWFIEAAPFDPYCYGAYPDLAFDHQERKGVFSKDRKFQIPDLILPAELSFDRFGRRMSLLESIENQRKELDRIAGSESFDRSRQGAISLLTDPKVKKILDVTKESPETLDRYGRNSFGWSLIMARNLVEAGVNLVQVNLGNNETWDTHGEAFPHLKDNLFPPTDKSLSALLDDLQDRGLLDETLIVMAGEFGRTPKVTHLPAHYKLPGRDHWGPVQSVFFAGGGTQGGRIVGASDKIGAYPVSDAQKPENLAATIYSALGLPDTAAWYDDQERPTHIFEGAPIAGLF from the coding sequence ATGCCTGCACAGAACCCCTCATTCTCTCATCCCTCGATCAGTCGCCGTGCCGCTCTGCAAGCCGGGGGAATTGGTTTACTCGGACTGGGGATGAACCACGTTGAGGCGCTGAAGGCTGCGGACATCACGACTTACCGCGCGCCAAAGACGGCCAAGTCGGTGATTTACATCTTTCTGTCCGGTGGACTGGGACAGCACGACAGCTTCGATATGAAGCCAGAGGCACCTGATAACATCCGGGGCGACTTCCGACCCATTGCCACACAGACGCCGGGCCTGGAGATCTGCGAGCACTTGCCACTGCTGGCCCAACGGAGCCACCTGTGGTCGGTCTGTCGTTCGCTCACCCATTCCACGAACGATCATACCGCCGGGCACCTGATGATGTTGACCGGCAAATCGATTCTGCCACCCGGATTCGATCCGAACGGACCGAAACGAACAGACTGGCCTTCGATTGCCGCAGTCGCCCGTTCGGTCACACGTCCCCGTAACAATCTTCCTCCCGCAGCCGTGCTTCCGGAACGGCTGGTACATTATTCCCGCCGCGTCCTTCCGGGTCAGTTCGGCGGGCTGATGGGAAGTCATCGCGACCCCTGGTTCATCGAAGCAGCGCCGTTCGACCCGTACTGCTACGGAGCCTATCCTGATCTGGCCTTTGACCACCAGGAACGAAAAGGTGTCTTCTCGAAGGATCGCAAGTTCCAGATTCCGGATCTGATCCTTCCTGCCGAGCTTTCGTTCGATCGCTTCGGCCGGCGGATGAGCTTGCTGGAGTCGATCGAGAATCAGCGAAAGGAACTTGACCGCATCGCTGGTTCGGAATCCTTCGACCGATCGCGGCAAGGGGCCATATCGCTTTTGACCGACCCCAAGGTCAAAAAGATTCTGGACGTCACCAAAGAGAGCCCCGAAACACTCGACCGCTACGGCCGGAACTCATTCGGCTGGTCGCTGATCATGGCCCGCAATCTGGTCGAAGCGGGTGTGAATCTCGTCCAGGTCAACCTGGGGAACAACGAGACATGGGACACGCACGGCGAGGCCTTCCCGCACCTGAAAGACAACCTGTTCCCACCGACGGACAAGTCGCTGTCTGCCCTGCTGGATGATCTGCAGGATCGTGGGCTGCTGGACGAAACGTTGATCGTGATGGCAGGAGAGTTCGGTCGAACGCCGAAAGTCACGCACCTGCCGGCGCACTACAAGTTGCCGGGGCGCGACCACTGGGGCCCGGTTCAGTCCGTCTTCTTTGCCGGAGGGGGAACGCAGGGGGGGCGCATCGTCGGAGCATCAGATAAGATCGGGGCCTATCCCGTCAGCGATGCCCAGAAGCCGGAAAACCTGGCCGCCACGATCTACTCGGCCTTGGGACTTCCCGATACGGCAGCCTGGTATGACGATCAGGAACGGCCGACGCATATCTTCGAGGGAGCCCCGATCGCCGGATTGTTCTGA